From the genome of Legionella beliardensis:
TAAAAACACAATTAACATCAATAAACACATCCTTACCACAAATCAATTCACCACGGATATCAATTCGACTAGCATCAGCAATAGACACACCTTGCAGCAATAATTGCTCCGCTTGCCGTTGTTGCCAAGCCCGCTCCAATTGCTGTAATTGCAGCCGTGTGTTCACACCTTGAATTTCCAAAATATCATCCACAGTAAGCGAAGTAAGGCGATACCCTTCTGCAACAGCAAATGAAATGATTTCTGTAAAATAATATTCCTTTTGAGCATTATTATTACTTACTAACGGCAACCAGCGTGCTAAATCTGCTCCTTCTACACAGCAAATACCAGAGTAAATTTCATTGATTTGTTTCTGTTCTGTATTCGCATCTTTTTCTTCCACGATAGCGCGTATTGCACCTGTTTCATCGCGAATAATACGACCTAGCCCAGTTGGATTAGCTAATTTAGCAACTAAAAGTGCTAAGGAAGTTGATTGTTGTGAATTGCCCTGAGAATCTTCTACTAATTTTTGTAACGTGTTTACCTGAATTAAAGGAACATCCCCTAAGAGGATTAAAACCTGTGAATTGAGTGAAATATAAGGCAGCGCTTGCTTGACCGCATGGCCTGTACCCAATTGCTCTTCTTGTAAAATCCAAGTGACATCTAAGTGGCCTAATTCTTGCTTCACTTGTTCGCCGCCGTGGCCATAAATGACATAAATGGCATCA
Proteins encoded in this window:
- the glmU gene encoding bifunctional UDP-N-acetylglucosamine diphosphorylase/glucosamine-1-phosphate N-acetyltransferase GlmU gives rise to the protein MALQIIILAAGLGKRMYSNKPKVLHTVAGQPMLARVINVAQQLNPDAIYVIYGHGGEQVKQELGHLDVTWILQEEQLGTGHAVKQALPYISLNSQVLILLGDVPLIQVNTLQKLVEDSQGNSQQSTSLALLVAKLANPTGLGRIIRDETGAIRAIVEEKDANTEQKQINEIYSGICCVEGADLARWLPLVSNNNAQKEYYFTEIISFAVAEGYRLTSLTVDDILEIQGVNTRLQLQQLERAWQQRQAEQLLLQGVSIADASRIDIRGELICGKDVFIDVNCVFIGKVIVGEGCSIGPNCLLSNVTLDAGTDVYAHSVLEECKIGKSCQIGPFARLRPGTELGPYCKIGNFVETKKAVFAEGSKANHLSYLGDVTLGKQVNVGAGTITCNYDGVNKHETIVEDGVFIGSDTQLVAPVTVGAYATIGAGSTIRKNVPAGELTLCESRQKTILGWKRPVKKEE